One stretch of Meriones unguiculatus strain TT.TT164.6M chromosome 7, Bangor_MerUng_6.1, whole genome shotgun sequence DNA includes these proteins:
- the LOC110564368 gene encoding C-C motif chemokine 7-like, producing MQVSAILLCLLLTAATFSIHIWAQPDGIVQPTCCYVAKKQKLPMKNLKSYIKITSSRCPWEAVIFRTKKGMEVCTEAQQDWVQKAMKYLDKKSQTPNP from the exons ATGCAGGTCTCTGCCATTCTTCTCTGTCTCCTGCTCACAGCTGCTACCTTCAGCATCCACATATGGGCCCAACCAG ATGGGATCGTTCAGCCCACATGctgctatgtagccaagaaaCAAAAGCTCCCCATGAAGAACCTCAAGAGCTACATAAAGATCACCAGTAGTCGCTGTCCCTGGGAGGCTGTTAT CTTCAGGACAAAGAAGGGCATGGAAGTCTGTACTGAAGCCCAGCAGGATTGGGTCCAGAAGGCCATGAAATACTTAGACAAGAAATCCCAAACTCCAAACCCTTGA